CACTACCTGACGTGCCTCCTGTGCTTTAGCTGACCTCCACTGTTTTACGTCCCCCAAAAGAGAGCCTTTGGTGTGGCCTGTCTTTCTCTTGTCCAGCTGCTTGCTTCCCGACCGGGGGAGAGAGGGACCGAACGTGGGTTCGTGTCGGCTACATCTGAGCTGACTTGGAAAGAGAGTGTAGGGTAGGGAGAGGTGAGAAGCACGGGAGGAGGACTCCTGTCTGCCGAAACCGACAGTCCGAGGAGCTGTGGGAAGAAAGGACAGGCTGGCCTAGCAGGTCACGTGCAGTGTGGATGAGGCTGGAAAGCGGGGCTGGGGCCGAGTGAGGAAGAGCCTCCAATGACAGTCTTGTGGCCACAGTATTAGAGGAGTCCTAGGGCAGCAGCATGCACTGCCCGGCACCCAGAGCACTGACAACCCAGTGGTGCAAAGTGGGATGGAAACCTCAGCACACCCCCACGGGAAAGAGGGACATGTAATAACACCCAAAGTGctaaaaatgtggaaattaaaatacataaccTGGATCTTGATTCAATTTCTTGATCATCACACATCCCTTGCAGCTACTTCAAACTCTGGTGTTTACCTGTGAAGGTGCACTGGCTAGCTCTTACTCCATACTAAGCTCTTACTTACTGGCTTATTACGTGTGCAGGAaacttacaagaaaaaaagactttgaaCAGAGAGTTTTTAAGTACTGTAGTCTGCTGCTTCTGCTGAGCAAATTCAGGCAGTATTTTCttaggaaataataataaagcaataaaCAGATTTAGGCACAGCACTTTATAAATACAAGAAAATCAGTACCTCTAAATTTCTGATACATATAATATGTTAAGTATACTAATGTTACAGAAATACCACATCTAATTTTTTATCTGAAATAAACAACATAAAACGTAATGTGGTGAATGGAAATTAAAAGGTTACAACGCTGAAGTACTCTATCTAGGGTTCCCCAAAACAAtcaattagaaagagaaaaagaaaccaaacactaTATTTTTTTCACACCCCTAAAACATAAGCCCTTTGTATAAATTAAAATGGTAAACACATATACAATTTAGACTcatgaattaaattagaaatcctTAAGTTTAAGctctaaacaaaaataaaaataaatacaagtaaaaaataaaagtaaacaatatTGCAAACAAAAATAACGGATGACCCTATCAGGTTAATCCTCGTGCACAGCCCTGGACTGACAGTAACAAGTACATTAAAATGAACACTGAGGTCACTCGATGTACATAAGATGATGCCCTCAAATGACATTAAATCCTTGCCTTGAACTCTGGGGGTTTAGGCTTTGccataaatagtaataaatatcTGTAGCACATCCTACAGGTTGAGCACTTATCTCTCTCCATTGGAAAGTCTTTCTCCAGAGTCACACTGTGTCAGGGCCGtcccggggggtggggaggggggattcTGCAGCAGGTCCATCAACACAGCCATCTTCCTGTCCACGTGCTCCTGGAGTTGACGTATTCGCTGATCGATGGAGTCCACAAGCTTCTTTTCCAGCAGTTCCATATTTTTAGTAAGAATCTTTTCCAAGTAGGAGCACACGGGTTGCTCTTCcgttctaaaaataaattaaaaaaacagtgtAACAATCATCCCTGATATCCTAACAGAAAAAAGCAAACCATACGAAATGAGCCCCCAAAGTACAACGCGGAAATCTGTCTCCGCAACGCTGCCGTCTGGGTACGAGGGGTTTCCGGTGCCAAAATCCATCTACAAGGGGCAATCACAGCCCTAAGCGCTCAAAGCATGCCGGATCTCCAATTTTTTCCACATTTCAGCACAAGTGAAATGAGGGCACGACGACGAGAGGGAATGTCCCCCCTCACAGAACATGTCTCTACAAAGGGTCATGGATTTTGAGCCCCAAATCAAAACTGATCTGCCTCAATGTTTCTTAAGGTCTCCACGTAGGTCTTCCAAGAACTTCCCCAAGCAAACCCACAATTTCAAGGTTTGTTTCTTGTCACCTGCACAGCCTCACTAAGCACTGGAAGGTTCTCTTCTAACCTAATATGAAAACATGTAAAAACGAAAGTAACTGGAATGGGCAGACAGAAATAACAAACTTAGAAggggagcccgggtggctcagtctgttaagggtctgACCTCAGCTGgagtcatgagctcagggtccctgctccaGGGACGTGataggctggggcggggggtaggagggagggggaagtctgactctccctctgccacccccattCACGcggtctcaaatgaataaataaattcttaaacaacaataacaacagtaAAAGCAGTCCAGTTTCTCAGGTTCACAACCAATGCACACCAGGGCAGTGAACCTCAGGCCGTGGCCCACAACACCCCGGGGACCCGTGACTTGTTCAGCTTCCACCAAGTAGCAAGCATCTTACACGAAGACCAAGATGATGTCTGAACCCTTCACCCCCAGATCCTCAGGAACATACGGTGACATTTCCCAGAGGCTACATGAGGTATGATGTCACTGCTCGGTGAGCAACAGAAGCTGTGGTGGAGTGTTCTTCAGTGTCTTAAACTGTCCGAGGGCAGTCAATTTAGGGTCTAAATAGTGTCTTCAGCATGAACCCCGTTTGTTCTCAGCACTTCTGGGCTCTCATCGGCTACTGAAGCCACGTGCTGGAGGGCAACACAGATGAGAACGCGAGCAGACGCTAACATCGATTCTACATGTCACCTAACACCATTCAGAGTTGTTCTTTAGAAAATACCTTCTTCATAAAAATTGTTACTAATATAATgggtttgttatttttaaacaaatgaatccTCTCATATACTCTACATAAAGCTTCTTCACAGTCCTCAATTATTTTTGGGAGTGCCaagaccaaaaagtttgagaaccccACTCTAGAATATATGAGCAGTTTttctaaaaaccattttttttttttcaagtaactcCAGCTTCACAGGAAGTTGTAAAAATAGGAGAGTTCCCCAGTACCCTTCCCCCAATGGTCCCAATGGTTACATCTTACCCAACTCTGGAGAACAGCAGAAAACGGATGCTGGGGCAGTGTGCGTGGGCGCCGCCCTCCCACACGCACACACGTTCACGTGAACATCACAACTGAGATCACAACTATTCCTTCACCACAAACATCTCCCCATTGTCACAGCCACTCCCTAACGCCCTCCAGTCCTGACGCCTGCAGCCAGCAATACGGTCTCCATCTGTACAACTCTATTTTGGGAATGTTACACAAATGCACTCTTGGTATGTGACTTCCCGAGATTCTCCTGTTCCTCAGTAGAGAATGTCCTCAGGAGCCATCCAAGTTGCTGCGTGTGTCAATGGTCCGTTCCTTTTTATTGATTAGCATCCTGTGATATGAATATACCCCAGTTTGTTTAACTGTTCATCTAGTTTAAGACATTctggttgcttccagttttggaCCGTTACATGAAATAAAGTTGCATGAAGAACTGGGCATAGTTTCTACTGtcaacataagttttcatttctctgggataaatgccaaATACATTGCTGGCTCACACGgtaaatgtttaattttcaagAAGCTGCCCAAGTATTTTTTACGGTGGCTGTAGTATTCTATACCTCTACCAGCAACGTAGAAGAGATCCAGCTTCTCCATATCTgcaccagcatttggtattgttaccattttttgtttttaatcttcaaatAACTGTGCAATAATATCTTGTTTTGATATTCATTTCCCTAGTAGCCACGAAGTCGATGATGATCATCTTTTCACTTGCTTATTTGATATGAGCACCCTTTGTAATGTCTCCACGTCCATTGCCCATGTTCtgattgaatttttttctaacatGAATTTTGGGAGCTACAGGAATGGATGCCATTTGTTAAATTTATGACTTGCAAATTTTGCTCCCACTTTGTATCTGTATTTTCATCCTCTTAACAGGGTCTTTcacaaggcagaagctttaaattTTGATGGGATCCAATAGGTCAATGTTTCCATTATTGTGATTCTGGTGTCATCTAAGAGTCTTTTCCTAGTCTTAGGTCTCCAAATGTTCTCCTACATATTGTCAGAAAAGTTTTATAGCtctatgcttatttattttttttaagaattttacttttaagtaatctccacatccaACATGAGtatcaaactcacaaccccaagatcaagggttgcatgctctgcaaaaaataaaaaaaataaactaaaaaatataaaaattaagtttaaaaaataaaataaaaataatttaaataaagagTTGCACACTCTGCTGATTGAGCTAGCTAGGCGCCCCTATAACTTTACATGTTACATTTAAGTCCATGATCTATGTTGAGCTATAGATCCTAAAAATACTGGAAATAGCTACAGGCAGCAGTTACTAAAACAAATCTATTTTCCTCCAACTAATTCTTCTGTCTATGAAACCTAAACCAGATTTGTCTGAAATACTTACGCAACACCAACAACGCCTTCCCCGGCCTTAGTGATGCCTTCCTGCCACTTGGCGCTATGTCCCACGCGGAGATGGTTAACCTGACTACATAAATTCTGGAGAAAAGGCAGCAACTCAGAGTTAGGTATATTTGAGATGTCACTTGCTTTCTTCGGCAGGAAAGAAGAAACTGCATTTCTGAGGTCATTCTCCAGAAGGGAATGGTTTGGCGGCACAATGCTATAGTCTCTGAGGTGTGTAGTGTTTCCTCCACCCGGTGGCTGCGGACTTTTATCGACGCAAGTGTTTAAGTCTTCCGTCAGGGCTCCAGACGTCAGTCCGGTTCTGAAAGGGAAAGGCGTGGAGGGGGACTTGTCGGAGGCTCCCGAAGCAGCTGAGGACTGCAGGTCCGCCACTCGTCTGTAGCCAGTATTTCCCAAAACCGCCTGAAGCTGCTCTCCCACGGGAACACAGTTCtaggcaagggaaagaaatacACGTTACTATCGGTAGTGGTGACGGCTAACTTTTGGGGTAAGTACTGTGAGTCCGGCAAGGTGCCTTCTTTCTCTGATCCTCTGAACAGCCACACGAAGTAGGCTACAAGTACCACCCCGATCTTAAGCTGAAGAGACCATagctgaggtgaaaccaagactAAAGGTAACCCGGCTATGGGGAcgcagctggtaagtggcagaactgggacaGGAATCCAGACCACCGAACTCCAGAATCAAGacgttttttctttctttcttttttttaaagattttttaatttatctgacagacagagatcacaagtaggcagagaggcaggcagagaaaaggaagcaggctccccgctgagcagagagccggatgcggggcttgatcccacgaccctggtatcatgacccgagccaaaggtagaagcttaacccactgagccacccaggcgcccccagagtcaAGACTTTTAATGATTTCACTGCAATTTTccctaaaggaaatattaaatattagcaTGCTTAGTAAAACTTAGTAAAAACTtagtaaaaaaaatactaagtaaaaCTTAGCATTAACGTCTCCATTATAAAGGCTTCCTTGATTTATGACGATAAAATACAGTACTCTCAACTGAGGCACAATAATTGATAATATACTTAGCATTAAATATCATCCATCAAGTTTCCCATATAACAAGCTAACCTAaggaaattttttataacttgCTTATCACAGAAGATACACCAGATAAATTACATACTAGAAGTctgatgggttttgtttgtttttttgttttttttttttttaaagattttatttatttatttgacagagagggatcacaagtaggcagagaggcaggcagagagagagagagggaagcaggctccctgctgagcagagagcccgatgcgggactcgatctcaggaccctgagatcatgacctgagccgaaggcagcggcttaacccactgagccacccaggcgccctagaagtcTGATGTTTTATCAGTGTATTTGCAACATCTACAACGACTAaaaatcgcttctcggccttttggctaagatcaagtgtaaaatgaGCCTACTTTTGGCTCTGTCTGCTTTAATGATCTGTAGGATAACAGTTATGTTTTATGGCCTCGCCTGAACCAGCTATGCCGTATTGGTTCACGACTCTTTTCTGTAATGAAGTGAGCAATGAAGTCCGGCTCACTTCTGTAATGAAGTCACATGGCTTCCCATGCAGGGGCATGTTCTTGCCATGCTCCTTGCTGTACTCTTCAATTTCTCCACAACAGCAAAGCAAAGCAATTACTCCTGGCCCACTAAACGGTTACATTACAAGGCTGTATTCTTATTCGGGAACACCAGCACATCCTTACTGCTGCTCAACACCTACTGAAAGAGACTGAGGCCAGTATTATACAAGTCAGCTGAAGAGACTCGGTATATACTTTGTCTAGAACTCGAAAAAATGATTTCTGGACCAAATGACCAAAATGACCCAAActcattcagtcaacaaacatttatcagAAATCAATTCTGTGTTTCCAGCACAGGAAATATGTgcatgaagaaaacaaatgaaaattactgATATGTGGAACCAATACAGGAGCAGGGaacaatggaaagaagaaaggaaggaaggaagaaaagtcgAAGGAAGGTAGGCAGGCAATGCAGCATGTGGATGGAGATGGTGGTAAATACtttgggggaaaataaaggaGGCAAGGAGAATAATGAGAGCCAGGGAAGTCGGTGGGATAGGAATGGGAGGGTCTCCATGAAACTTCTTTTGCTAAACTGTACTTTGGAGGAATACTCTTTGTAAAGAAATGTTATCTTCTACTGAATGCAAGTTTTGGATAACTCTTAAATTAGTCCTAGAAGATGGACTGcatataattatgtaatatatataataatattattataattttgtatataattatacatatattatatatattttgtatatataattatatataaaattttaaaattcaacaacTCTCCTTGAGCAGAAAGGAGCCTTAATCGTGATGACAAAGCTAAACTATTTTTGGTAGTAGTAAACAGTCCAAAAAACCTTAAtgacagaaaattgaaaatacttttttaaactgtattttatttttagagagagagataccatgagttggggggtggcagaggcagagagaaagagagagagaatcccaagcaggctccatggatctcataacctgagccaaaatcaagagtcggatgcttaacagactgagccactgaaGCATCCCAGAAACTGAAAATTCTGTATAAACAGCAGTGAAATCAATGTCAAAATTGTATATGATAATTAATTTGgcagaaattttaattaaaatctaaatGCAAATAAGGTATATGCTCTGCgaggttttcttttctaatatatcaAATTTTGACTAGAAGAAATTCACTGATTATAAAAAGTGGTCATATTTTTCTCAGATGACAGCTCTTAAggtaatttccttttcctcttggtATTACATATCCTGGAATTTACAGGTGAGTCTATAGGGCAGTAAATAAACCAACTTTGGGTGCTGGTGGctattcttctgtttccttttcttcaattcttaattttcttgtgCTGCCTGTCACATGTTGCCTTGCATGGTCCACCAGACCCTTTTAAAAGTAGGCAGGAGAATGGGGAGGAAATAATTTATACGTATTTATTGCTTAGGCTCCATGTTACATGTTATATAGAAAACACAGAGTAGCTTAAAAGACCATAAAATCATTCATGTTGGAATTATGTCCGTATACCTATATGTGAATATGTAAAGGACTATAATCtgtgtatacatataatttaatGTATGTGTACATTTACCCCCAGACTTGTGAAAAATTAAGTGTTTATTTCTATCTTATCAGATATCTGAAAGGATTGTCTAACTTttactataaaaaatttaaacaagtatcggggcacctgggtggttcagtgggttaaagccgctgccttcggctcaggtcatgatcccagggtcctaggatcaagccccacatcaggctctctgctcagcagggagcctgcttcctcctctttctctgcctgcctctctgcctacctgtgatctctgtctgtcaaataattaaaatcgcTAAAAAAAAGGTctctaccattaaaaaaaaaaaaacttaaacaagGATCATCttgagaaagcaagaaaaaagatatttgtatttCAAAGGTGAAAAAAGTAAACCGTGTAAACCCTGCATAACTGAGTATGTTTTCTTCGAGAAAAATGGGGTGCACACTTTCATTCAGGTAACATGAAATGAAAACTATAGGCTAGGCACTTTGATATATAATTCCTATTCAATTTCCgtaaattttaaagcaaaaacaaatcagAGCCAGCAAATTTTACCTTCAAACTGAATGAAGTAAGAAAAAACTAACAAAACTTTCAAGAACACAAGCAGCCCCAAAGCACGGGTGAAGCAGGGAAGGTAGAGGGCTTCTAACAAAGCTTCCCAGGTagcttctctctccttcaagACAGGCACGGCCCAAACTAACGTAGGGGGGTTCTAGTGTATGCAGTTACACAGCTTGTACCAAAGAAACAGTTCTGGTCATGAGCCAgccctactttatttatttacttttaagattttatttttaagtaatctctacatccaactgggggctcgaacttacaagcccaagatcgagagtcacacactctaccatctgagccagccaggtgccccaaaacacccTGACTTTATAATTAACAAACGGTTACACAGCTTACATGACATTTTCCAGGGAGGCAGTCCATAGATTGCTGCTTCTTATTAAAATGCAATCCTAGAACCAGGTAAGCCCTGTAAGAATCATCCCATAAACAGAGCCTTCCCACCTGGAAGAGGTCTTATGTTGGgatgtttaaaaaagatttaactgaatcaccttccttcttcccaggtGTTCCCCCAAATGTCCCCATCTACAAGGATTTagtcgggggagggggcaggtcaCAACAAGTGCACTGGAGGGAAGGACCTGCATGTGTTTCTACATACTCAGAAAACTCTAGGATACGCACCAAGCTGGGGAACACAGTGAGAGCTGTAGAGCACTTTTATGATTTACTTAATGCACTTCTGAATGGATTAAAATCTCTGGCAAAGAGAACATGTTATTTCTGGAATTACAccaaaaaacttaaaagacatggcaaaaaacaaaaacaaaaacaaaaaacaaaaaacctatccATGTCATCTCTTTTTCCAAAGTGAAGTTTTTAGAACATAAAAATCGGTCCATGAACTGATTTAATTTATTAACCCTCTCTGATGTTTCCAAAGAGttgcacacaaaaaaataatttcctcttgTTGTACATTTTCTATCTCCATGGGATCCTTCTCCTCAATCATTTGTTCTCACAGTATACTACACATACAACTTATCTGGGGACGTCTGTTTGATAAACGGATTCCTGGATCCCACCTTCTGGGTTTCAGGTCATTGGCGCCAGCCAGGAATCTGCTCTTTATAAACATTCCAAGGGATTCTGGTACAGACGAGCTCCTTATCGCTACCATTCCTGAAACAAACCCATTTACCCTGGGTACTTCCACATTTCAAATTACCCCCATTTACTCCCTACTCCCTCCGAATCTGGTTTCTTTCTCACAATCATTCTATCTGACCCTCTGAAGACCTCCAAGAAGCACTTAAACTTGACCATCCAGAAGGCACATACATCATATACTTATTTGGAGCCACAAACAAGAGAGACCAGCTCCCTGTTGGCAGGAAGCTTACATTTTAAAGAGATAAACAGACTGATATGTAAACAACAGCAAAGGAGTCAAGAAGGCTCTGACAAAAATAGGATGCAGACTTGGCGGGAAAGGCTATTTTAAACCGGTGGTTGGGGAAGGTCTCTAAGGATGTAACATTTAAGctgttaataaaaaagagaagtccAGGCTCGCCAAGGTCTGGAAAAAGGGCTTCTCGAGAAAGAGAACAGTTAAGAGTGCAAAGGTCCCGAACACACCTGAGTGTCTGAAGACTAACAACGCCAGCGTGCCTGAGTCCGCAAAGCCTGGAGATCTGGCCAGAGATGAGGTTAAGGAATCAAAGAAGGCCCAGATCTTAGAGGCCAGGGTAAGGAATCTTTGGGTTAATTCTAAGTGTGATGGGAAGCAGTCAGATGGCTTTACATAGGGAAGGATGGGTCTGATTCACCCTCGGAGATTATTCTGGTCACCCTGTCGGGAATGGATGCAATGGAGAAGGAGGACCAGTGAGGGACTTCTGGAGGGTCAAAGTGCAGTGATggtaggagagaaagaaaagtatggaACCGGTACTTTTTCGAAATCCTCCTTTCCAGGGTTCCCATGATCACCATCGACTCTCCCAATTTCCCTGTCTCGGCCCATTGCTTTGGTGACACCTGTACTAAATTACTATTGGTAAAATTCACAAAAGGTACATATGCTGCTTATTTAGACTATTCCCTTTAAATTTTCCCCTTAATCCTTTGATCTTAGCAGTATTATCATTTAGATTTTGAACACAAAGAAATTTATGTAAAAAAGATGAAGCACTGCCAAATTACACAGCTACTCATGTCAGCACACACCCTGAAATCGGGTCTCCTGACATAAGATTTTCCTTCGGCTACTCGGTCACACCACCGGTCTTCTGCTGTTCCGTTCCTTTTCCTGCTCCCGATATCCTTACCAAATCTAGCTACTCCCCGAAGGCCATTTATTCCTTGCTCTGGCTCTCCCTCCACCACTTTCCCTGCCGTTATTGGGGTCCACCTCTCAAACCTCCCTTCACTCCCCCACACCCACGCCCACCTGTGCTTCCAAAGGCTCGCACTCTACAATTCATGTCTACAACTTAATATTCCCAAAtcgaactcctttttccccaagCAGTCTCCTCCCTTGGGTTCCATTTATATTGTTGGGATCACCATCTTCAAAACCGCAATATCCCTCTTTAACTCTATTTTCCTCCAGCAAACCAATATCAAGTAGGTTGCCCCGAGCTAATGGCACCATCGTTGTATCATCTCACAATCCAGGATGTCTAATTTTAGACCCTCCTTGACTCTCCTCTGGATGAGGGAAGGCACATGGAACTGCTccccctggagtcacacatccTACTGATTCATTGTTTCTTCTCATTCCTGTACATGCATAGCACAGCTCTGGGTTAGAGTTTTTCAAAATGTAAGCAAAACTACGTATGAACTTCAAAAGTAACATTCAAAGCCCTCTATGATCCAGCCCCAAACTAAACTCCCCCAAACACTTCTTCAAGCATAGGAGTGAACTTCTATTCATTTCCTAGCTATATCCTGTTCCTTCTGACCCTGAAGAGTTAAGCCATGATATCTTCGCTCTCCCAAATTGCATCCCTCCAAATTTACTTGCCCAGTCCCATCCTTCTTCCTTAAAGGCCTAGATAAAATGAAACTATAAATATCCTTAAAGATCCTTAAACTAATTGATCTTTGAACTTTCTAAAGTGTTCAAAACATTGCCTTATTCACTGAGAAGGTGCTTAATACTGAGTGAGTAAATTCACAGAAAAGTATGAAGATCTGTAGTAAGGTATTTTGTAGAAGAGAAAGTCTGCAAAATGCTAttttacgggcgcctgggtggctcagtgggttaaagtctctgccttcggctcaggtcatgatcccagggtcctgggatcaagccccgcactgggctctctgcttggtggggagcctgcttcccctctctctctgtctgcctctctgcctacttgtgatctctctctctctctctctgtgtcagataaataaataaaatctttaaaaaaataaaataaaataaaataaatgctattttaCAAAAGCAAATAAAGGTAGCAGTCAAATCAACAGTAAAAGTTTGAAGAAAAACTTTCAAGTCGATACATGTCCTTAGAAAAAGCTGTCATTTTGAAATCGTTAATGGTACCTGGACGGAATCCATGTCCACCTACCTGCTGCTGAAATTTAACCATATTCATCAACTGCTGAGCACCAGGTGACAACTTGGACCCCATGGCCTCCATGAGAGTTTGGACCCTCTGCAGGTCTATCCTTGATCCTAGAGCAGGAGAGCTTGTTGAAGAATTTGCTGAAACCCGCCTCAACTGTACCACAATTTTACTGATGAACACATGCTGCTTTTCACCAAAGGAGAGCAACTATTATAAAACAAAGaagttccagaaaaaaaaaaaaattaaacaataatcACTATTTAAGGTCACTTTTCTATACAAACtagaaataataatgtatttaggaaaatttatagaaaatagaaactttaaatacTCTTTCATTTTTACGTTTTCCTGAAAATTATAACAATCAGCACTTCTAATTTACCATGAGGCTCATAAGAACTGTTTATATAAAAGAATGTAACTTcaaactgaaaaaatacaaagaatatacAAAAGGGACTAGAGTAAAATTTCATTCacttaatgaataaaaataaacgaTACCAATCTGAGAAGCTGGCACAGCTagctataatatttaatataaaagaaagctTTACAAAAGCACTTCCAAAGCATTTACTGAAATACTAAAGATAAAACAGTCTTGCAGAATTTagaattaaaagagaaagttAATACGGTCTAACATAACCTTCTggttcacacacaaaaaagacaagGTCAGGGGTGATTTTCTGACTATCAAAGGATTATGTAAACTGGTAAAAGTCAAGCTTGGAACCTAGACGTCTGGCTTCTATAGCAGTGTCCTGCCCAGTGCTTTATGCTGCCTTATTTCACCCGTTTCTGAACCAAAAGACACTCCTTGTGTGATACAGACAACAAAGTAGCAAAGTGGAAAGGGACCAGGATTTAGAATCAGACAAGTCAATGATGACTCAACTTAGAGCCTGTGTTTATCCCGGGAAAAGGCAAAAATGCGAGTCaggaataaaaagattaaaaaaaaaaaaagagggagggtaaaaacaatgattttacatggttgttatgaggattagaTGTTAAAATTCCCAGTACCTATCACTGAGTAAAAGCTCAAAAAGATGGGTCATTAACTATTAACTTTCATATACTATTGCCCCAGAACAAGCTTCGCTACATTCCCTCAGAACTTCcatttaacacttaaaaaaaacacttaccTTCAGAGACACACATAAAACCATATGTAACAACACAGGTCAAGAACCCATAATCTAAGAACTCTGTGTGTGGTACCAAAAAGGTGACTGTCCTCAACAATTAAGGAACTTCCACATTAAATTTATACACCTACCCTAATAGCcctttctgcctttttattttttttaagattttatttatttatttgacagagatcacaagtaggcagagaggcaggcagaaagagagggggaagcgggctccccgctgagcagagagcccgatgcggggcttgattc
This Neovison vison isolate M4711 chromosome 2, ASM_NN_V1, whole genome shotgun sequence DNA region includes the following protein-coding sequences:
- the LOC122901186 gene encoding ATPase PAAT-like, which codes for METPAEDAGLTRRPMLASSWDAARGVLAHSLRVTRADLGARDLDWEEPLTPPAAGRDPVVLKSGPSGPGEKPCFLHLSCEPGGGEEIVAVGLLSSARNMEVYVGEEYCGTSRGQAVRGDPGDSEHKIIFYKKYLKLESSSHACKVKLLSFGEKQHVFISKIVVQLRRVSANSSTSSPALGSRIDLQRVQTLMEAMGSKLSPGAQQLMNMVKFQQQNCVPVGEQLQAVLGNTGYRRVADLQSSAASGASDKSPSTPFPFRTGLTSGALTEDLNTCVDKSPQPPGGGNTTHLRDYSIVPPNHSLLENDLRNAVSSFLPKKASDISNIPNSELLPFLQNLCSQVNHLRVGHSAKWQEGITKAGEGVVGVATEEQPVCSYLEKILTKNMELLEKKLVDSIDQRIRQLQEHVDRKMAVLMDLLQNPPSPPPGTALTQCDSGERLSNGER